One genomic segment of Campylobacter concisus includes these proteins:
- a CDS encoding DUF945 family protein: protein MKKVISVLIVVILVAIGAVYFASNEVEKNYQRIVNDLNNINGFKISNNDYKKGFFGSKGSFDFSVSKDLLENIFGKNVNEDLVFKVENEISHTVLAFIDGFEIDSKISIQNDMIKNIIATFMGSNVIATTKTKVSLTGDKDVDIKFSNIEFNDKQKTAVNTKDIKIGMTLDSKDSINSLKVEADKIVLKDFSEYNKVDLNIEGFYIDSSYKEPVKISKILESQLVPYLAKVKFKRVSFASNDISNILIDDFKYDSKFEISNDLGRSDDVIKIGIVAVDKVKYTDFVFDSKIANINVPALNNILDKLNNLNNEENYNVLAGLNFDEIIDQILEKNPSIKIDTLSFKKGDKALKLNLDAAVNGFKKGTNQSEIFDKLSLSGKISVDESLANFFDTLVPEVAFVEPTLISAGYFKEEDKKVISEFKYDPNKKDIIFNGKVGLQNFFMGF, encoded by the coding sequence ATGAAAAAGGTGATATCTGTTTTAATCGTAGTTATCTTAGTAGCCATTGGAGCGGTTTATTTTGCTTCAAATGAGGTGGAGAAAAACTATCAAAGGATAGTGAATGATCTAAACAATATTAATGGCTTTAAAATTTCTAATAACGATTACAAAAAAGGTTTTTTTGGCTCAAAAGGATCATTTGATTTTAGTGTTTCAAAAGATCTTTTGGAAAATATATTTGGTAAAAATGTAAATGAGGATTTGGTTTTTAAAGTAGAAAATGAAATTTCTCATACAGTGCTCGCTTTTATAGATGGCTTTGAAATAGACTCAAAAATTTCTATCCAAAACGATATGATTAAAAACATTATCGCAACATTCATGGGTTCAAACGTCATTGCAACAACTAAAACAAAAGTTAGCTTAACTGGCGATAAAGATGTAGATATCAAATTTAGCAATATTGAATTTAACGATAAGCAAAAAACTGCCGTTAATACAAAAGATATAAAGATTGGTATGACGCTTGATTCAAAAGATAGTATAAACAGCTTAAAGGTTGAAGCAGATAAGATTGTTTTGAAAGATTTTAGTGAATACAATAAAGTTGATCTAAATATCGAAGGGTTTTATATTGACTCAAGCTATAAAGAGCCAGTTAAGATTTCAAAAATTTTAGAGAGTCAGCTTGTACCTTATCTAGCAAAAGTTAAATTTAAAAGGGTGTCTTTCGCATCTAATGATATAAGTAATATTTTGATAGATGACTTTAAGTATGACTCAAAATTTGAAATCTCAAATGATCTTGGAAGATCGGACGATGTTATAAAAATAGGTATAGTAGCAGTTGATAAAGTAAAATATACAGATTTTGTCTTTGATAGCAAAATCGCAAATATCAATGTGCCTGCATTAAATAATATATTAGACAAGCTTAATAATTTAAATAATGAAGAAAATTATAATGTTTTAGCTGGATTAAATTTTGATGAGATAATAGATCAAATCTTAGAAAAGAATCCAAGCATAAAAATAGATACATTAAGCTTTAAAAAAGGAGATAAGGCTTTAAAGCTAAATTTGGATGCAGCAGTAAATGGCTTTAAAAAGGGAACAAATCAGTCAGAAATTTTTGATAAATTATCTCTTAGTGGAAAAATAAGCGTCGACGAAAGTCTAGCGAATTTTTTTGATACACTAGTGCCAGAAGTAGCTTTTGTTGAGCCTACTTTGATATCTGCTGGATATTTTAAAGAAGAGGATAAAAAAGTAATAAGTGAATTTAAATATGATCCAAACAAAAAAGATATTATATTTAATGGAAAAGTTGGACTTCAAAATTTCTTTATGGGTTTTTAA
- a CDS encoding DedA family protein, whose protein sequence is MQDIINSVSTYGYIVLFFYSLGGGMVALIAAGILSFAGKMDITLSIIVAAVANTIGDTLIFYVARFNKNSLMPYIKNHKRKLAYAGILAKKHGDKIIFIKKFIYGVKTLVPIALGLTKYSFYKFSIINFISSVLWAIIIGFASFKAGDYFVGASDYLGEHGYIMPLAMVCLLLGIWFFLQHITKRRKA, encoded by the coding sequence ATGCAAGATATCATAAACTCAGTTTCAACATACGGCTATATTGTATTGTTTTTTTATAGTCTTGGTGGCGGTATGGTTGCATTAATCGCCGCTGGAATTTTAAGTTTTGCCGGTAAGATGGATATCACTCTTAGTATAATTGTCGCTGCTGTGGCAAATACAATCGGTGACACACTAATTTTTTATGTCGCAAGATTTAATAAAAACTCACTTATGCCTTATATCAAAAATCATAAAAGAAAGCTTGCTTATGCAGGAATTTTGGCCAAAAAACATGGCGATAAGATAATATTTATCAAAAAATTTATCTACGGAGTTAAAACTTTGGTTCCTATCGCACTTGGACTTACGAAGTATTCATTTTATAAATTTAGCATTATAAATTTCATCTCGTCAGTGCTTTGGGCGATCATTATCGGATTTGCCAGCTTTAAAGCGGGTGATTATTTTGTAGGTGCAAGCGACTATCTTGGCGAGCATGGATATATTATGCCTCTTGCTATGGTTTGTTTGTTGCTTGGAATTTGGTTTTTTTTACAACATATTACAAAAAGGAGAAAAGCATGA
- a CDS encoding YSC84-related protein, protein MKFLFSILLFFSLGFASEELVLDSANSFITTMRGARNAPIKELIEQSKATIIFPSVKKVGFVVGGMGGDGIMVVGNINSPSEILPISISGGSIGIQLGYEDSSLVLFIFKDSIIHDIKDAKITLDTKLSVAFGDIGRNYSKVSDFKFSSDIYAYAANDGFFAGASFGGAVISAREEILKQSGYAYEQLIASASKLLGD, encoded by the coding sequence ATGAAATTTCTTTTTTCAATTTTATTATTTTTCTCACTTGGCTTTGCCAGCGAGGAGCTCGTGCTAGATTCGGCAAACTCGTTTATAACAACTATGAGAGGCGCTAGAAACGCTCCTATAAAAGAGCTAATCGAGCAGTCAAAAGCGACGATCATCTTTCCAAGTGTTAAAAAGGTCGGTTTTGTAGTTGGTGGTATGGGTGGAGATGGTATTATGGTTGTTGGCAACATTAACTCGCCAAGTGAAATTTTACCAATTAGCATAAGTGGCGGCAGTATCGGTATACAGCTTGGTTATGAAGATAGTTCGCTTGTGCTTTTTATATTTAAAGATAGCATTATCCACGATATTAAAGATGCCAAGATCACGCTTGATACGAAGCTGTCAGTAGCTTTTGGTGACATTGGACGCAATTACAGTAAAGTAAGCGATTTTAAATTTTCAAGTGATATCTATGCTTATGCTGCAAATGATGGTTTTTTTGCGGGAGCTAGCTTTGGTGGAGCAGTCATCAGTGCAAGAGAAGAAATTTTAAAGCAAAGTGGCTATGCCTATGAACAGCTAATAGCCTCTGCATCTAAACTTTTAGGAGATTAA
- the rny gene encoding ribonuclease Y produces MIEVLIGLGAGVAGVGAGYLYAKKINDANYNIFLEQAKAKAKAIEYEAELTLKNSKISVQEAEFEAKKRYDDKTTKLQKEYASKFDELTKKEKILLNEQELLNESKELFEKDKQDAKITYEEGLNLKATYQNKVEEAIRVLEHAAGLTEEEAKEVVLKKVEEKSRADIAHIVRKYEEEAKREAKKRVNYILAQATSRFAGEFAAERLINVVNIKNDELKGRIIGKEGRNIKTLEMVLGVDIIIDDTPHAIILSSFNLYRRAIATRVIELLVEDGRIQPARIEDLHKKVTEEFEQSIQEEGENIVMDLGLNKIHPEIVKLIGKLKFRASYGQNALAHSLEVAHLAGIIAAECGGDEKLAKRAGILHDIGKALTHEYEGSHVDLGAEICKRYKEHPVVINAIYAHHGHEEATSIESAAVCAADALSAARPGARREVLESFLKRVEEIENIAKSKDGIKQAYAINAGREIRVIANAKLINDDEAVLVAKEIAQEIESKVQYPGEIKVSVIRETRAVDFAK; encoded by the coding sequence ATGATAGAGGTTTTAATAGGCTTAGGAGCCGGTGTGGCGGGCGTTGGAGCAGGGTATCTATACGCCAAAAAGATAAATGATGCAAACTACAACATCTTCTTAGAACAAGCAAAAGCAAAAGCAAAAGCTATCGAGTATGAGGCTGAGCTAACGCTTAAAAATTCTAAAATTTCAGTACAAGAGGCTGAATTTGAGGCTAAAAAGAGATACGACGATAAGACTACAAAGCTTCAAAAAGAGTATGCGAGTAAATTTGATGAACTAACCAAAAAAGAGAAAATTTTGCTAAATGAGCAAGAGCTTTTAAACGAAAGTAAAGAGCTTTTTGAAAAAGATAAGCAAGATGCAAAGATAACTTACGAAGAGGGCTTAAATTTAAAAGCGACTTATCAAAACAAGGTAGAAGAAGCGATAAGAGTACTTGAGCACGCTGCTGGCTTAACAGAAGAAGAGGCAAAAGAGGTCGTACTTAAAAAGGTCGAGGAGAAGTCTCGTGCGGATATCGCTCATATCGTTAGAAAATACGAAGAAGAAGCAAAAAGAGAAGCCAAAAAGAGGGTTAATTATATTTTGGCGCAGGCTACATCAAGATTTGCTGGAGAATTTGCGGCTGAGCGTCTGATAAATGTCGTAAATATTAAAAACGATGAGCTAAAAGGTAGGATCATTGGTAAAGAGGGACGTAATATCAAGACCCTTGAAATGGTGCTTGGCGTTGATATTATCATTGATGACACACCACATGCTATCATACTAAGTAGCTTCAATCTTTACAGACGTGCGATCGCAACAAGAGTGATCGAACTTTTAGTAGAGGATGGCAGAATCCAACCAGCAAGGATAGAAGACCTTCACAAAAAAGTGACTGAAGAATTTGAGCAAAGCATACAAGAAGAGGGCGAAAATATCGTCATGGATCTTGGTCTAAATAAAATTCATCCAGAGATCGTAAAACTAATAGGTAAGCTTAAATTTAGAGCGAGCTACGGTCAAAATGCCTTGGCTCACAGCCTTGAAGTAGCTCACCTTGCTGGTATCATCGCAGCTGAGTGTGGCGGAGATGAGAAGCTTGCAAAAAGAGCTGGCATACTTCACGATATCGGTAAAGCGTTAACTCACGAGTATGAGGGAAGCCACGTTGATCTTGGAGCAGAAATTTGTAAGCGCTACAAAGAGCATCCAGTAGTTATCAACGCCATCTACGCTCACCACGGCCACGAAGAAGCAACAAGTATAGAAAGTGCGGCTGTTTGCGCAGCTGACGCACTAAGTGCGGCTCGTCCAGGTGCAAGGCGTGAGGTACTTGAGAGCTTCTTAAAGCGTGTCGAAGAGATCGAAAACATCGCAAAAAGTAAAGATGGCATCAAGCAAGCTTATGCGATAAATGCAGGTCGTGAAATTCGTGTCATCGCAAATGCTAAACTTATAAACGATGACGAGGCAGTGCTTGTAGCAAAAGAGATAGCTCAAGAGATCGAGAGCAAGGTGCAGTATCCTGGTGAGATAAAAGTAAGCGTCATCAGAGAGACTCGCGCTGTTGATTTTGCAAAATAA
- a CDS encoding 5-formyltetrahydrofolate cyclo-ligase has translation MSVNLEKNEFRKNARANLMKLTKFKAKCSHYKATKTLLKLINFTNSKKVLFYLPLNYEVDVLKIRRNLSRKCEIFAPFMVGLSLKMVRLRLPFITYKFNVRQPSGKKMDNVRLDMAVAPAIGVDGAMARIGHGKGFYDRFFDSLPIKPKRIVFLEIKDFYTKDVLSNAQDVVADFYITPNKNYIKRGMNDRGFNRLRSRCGGRWSRVSIRQKDK, from the coding sequence ATGAGTGTTAATTTAGAAAAAAATGAATTTAGAAAAAATGCAAGAGCAAATTTAATGAAGCTTACTAAATTTAAGGCCAAATGCTCGCACTATAAAGCTACAAAAACGCTTTTGAAATTGATAAATTTTACAAATTCTAAGAAAGTACTGTTTTATTTGCCACTTAACTATGAAGTCGATGTGCTTAAAATAAGGCGAAATTTATCACGTAAATGTGAAATTTTTGCCCCTTTTATGGTAGGTCTTAGCTTAAAGATGGTAAGATTGCGACTGCCATTTATAACTTATAAATTTAACGTCAGACAGCCATCTGGCAAAAAAATGGATAATGTTAGACTTGATATGGCAGTAGCTCCAGCGATTGGGGTTGATGGAGCTATGGCTAGGATAGGGCATGGAAAAGGATTTTATGATAGATTTTTTGACTCTTTGCCTATTAAGCCAAAACGGATAGTTTTTCTTGAGATAAAAGACTTTTATACCAAAGATGTGCTTTCAAATGCACAAGACGTGGTAGCAGACTTTTATATAACCCCAAACAAAAATTATATAAAAAGAGGAATGAATGATAGAGGTTTTAATAGGCTTAGGAGCCGGTGTGGCGGGCGTTGGAGCAGGGTATCTATACGCCAAAAAGATAAATGA
- a CDS encoding TlpA family protein disulfide reductase yields the protein MTLKRAIITSLCIFAFFGCGDGNKQKKEQNTSEQTQGKILDKNASKDENLSKDSLTPKMSESTQDSEIKEINLKLLSGTTMQITKRSNGFDVKDGKKATLYVFFATWCPPCKAEIPHLNNLSEKFKNELDIVGVLLEDKSEDEVKDFAQKYKIKYEVAVGEGNFLFEKAMGGIKGLPASALFKANGDYVQGYIGLVPEEMLENDINRATK from the coding sequence ATGACATTAAAACGAGCAATTATAACATCACTTTGCATTTTTGCATTTTTTGGATGCGGCGACGGGAACAAGCAAAAAAAAGAGCAAAATACAAGCGAACAAACGCAAGGCAAAATTTTAGATAAAAATGCTAGCAAAGATGAAAATTTAAGCAAAGACTCACTCACTCCAAAAATGAGTGAAAGTACCCAAGATAGCGAGATAAAAGAGATAAATCTAAAGCTGCTAAGTGGCACAACTATGCAGATTACAAAAAGAAGTAATGGCTTTGACGTAAAAGATGGTAAAAAAGCAACTCTTTACGTATTTTTCGCCACTTGGTGCCCTCCTTGCAAGGCTGAGATCCCACACTTAAATAACCTAAGTGAGAAATTTAAAAACGAGCTAGATATCGTTGGTGTGCTACTTGAAGACAAAAGTGAAGATGAAGTAAAAGATTTTGCTCAAAAATATAAAATAAAATATGAAGTCGCGGTTGGAGAGGGAAATTTTTTATTTGAAAAAGCGATGGGTGGCATAAAAGGCTTGCCTGCGTCAGCACTTTTTAAAGCAAATGGCGACTACGTTCAAGGCTACATCGGTCTTGTGCCTGAAGAGATGCTTGAAAATGATATAAATAGGGCTACAAAATAA
- the ftsY gene encoding signal recognition particle-docking protein FtsY — MLDFLKKGLEKTFGAISSAKKSKKINKDSLEEILLEADVAYEIVEEILYYLPPQDEVSRADLRRVMSSYFIYESERVIEPDKPFVDLILGVNGAGKTTTIAKLANLYKNNGKSVILGACDTFRAGAIEQLRQWSLRLNVPIVATQQGHDPSAVAYDTISSALAKGIDRVILDTAGRLQNQTNLANELDKIVRISKKAYEKAPHRKILILDGTQGNAGVAQAKAFNDIVSLDGVIITKLDGTAKGGALFGVARELELPIFYIGVGESMDDIIKFNPDEFLDELMDAIFE; from the coding sequence ATGCTTGATTTTCTAAAAAAAGGCCTTGAGAAGACTTTTGGAGCGATCAGCTCAGCTAAAAAATCAAAAAAAATAAATAAAGATAGTTTAGAAGAAATTTTACTAGAAGCTGACGTAGCCTATGAGATCGTGGAAGAAATTTTATACTACTTGCCGCCACAAGATGAAGTAAGCAGAGCCGATCTAAGGCGCGTTATGAGTAGCTATTTTATCTACGAAAGCGAGCGTGTGATTGAGCCTGATAAGCCATTTGTCGATCTCATCCTTGGCGTAAATGGTGCTGGCAAGACAACCACTATCGCAAAGCTTGCAAATTTATATAAAAATAATGGCAAAAGCGTCATTCTGGGCGCTTGTGATACATTTAGAGCTGGTGCAATCGAGCAGCTACGCCAGTGGTCGCTTAGGCTAAATGTGCCAATAGTTGCCACCCAGCAAGGTCACGACCCTTCAGCTGTTGCTTACGATACAATCAGCTCAGCCCTTGCAAAAGGTATCGACCGAGTCATCCTTGACACAGCCGGCAGACTTCAAAACCAAACAAATTTAGCAAACGAACTTGACAAGATCGTTCGTATTAGCAAAAAAGCTTATGAAAAAGCGCCACACCGTAAAATTTTGATTCTTGATGGCACGCAAGGCAACGCCGGAGTTGCGCAAGCGAAAGCATTTAACGATATTGTCTCGCTTGATGGTGTCATCATCACAAAGCTTGATGGCACCGCAAAGGGTGGAGCACTATTTGGCGTGGCAAGAGAGCTTGAGCTACCTATATTTTATATAGGCGTTGGCGAGAGCATGGATGATATCATCAAATTTAATCCAGACGAGTTTTTAGACGAGCTGATGGACGCTATTTTTGAGTAG
- a CDS encoding VanZ family protein, which produces MSRVKFLSKICFFAALLVIDFLAFTPKSPTIIENSWDKANHFLAFCVLYILLYLGYEFKIFKNLAILLAFGVQIELVQAFLPNRSFSLLDIVADMIGAAFGVIVVEILKRIYYGKSKASF; this is translated from the coding sequence TTGAGTAGAGTGAAATTTCTTAGTAAAATTTGCTTTTTCGCTGCTCTTTTGGTAATTGATTTTCTTGCATTTACTCCAAAAAGTCCCACGATCATCGAAAATTCGTGGGATAAAGCAAATCATTTTTTAGCTTTTTGCGTCCTATACATCCTGCTCTATCTTGGCTATGAGTTTAAAATTTTTAAAAATTTAGCCATACTTTTAGCCTTTGGTGTGCAAATAGAACTCGTTCAAGCATTTTTACCAAACAGGAGCTTTAGCTTGCTTGACATCGTGGCTGACATGATCGGAGCGGCTTTTGGAGTGATAGTAGTTGAAATTTTAAAAAGGATATATTATGGCAAAAGCAAAGCCAGTTTTTGA
- the radA gene encoding DNA repair protein RadA encodes MAKAKPVFECQACGNQQSKWLGKCPQCGAWDSFVELSQQEIKISKEIAKSTSAPSKAISIDEVEIQNFTRFSTKDSELDLVLGGGVVEGSLVLIGGSPGIGKSTLLLKIGSNLAKDGKKTLYVSGEESQSQIKMRADRLNAVDKNLYLLTEICLEDILLEVQKSDYKVLVIDSIQTLYSQNISSAPGSITQVREITFELMRLAKSQNICVFIIGHITKEGSIAGPRVLEHMVDVVLYFEGDASRELRILRGFKNRFGSTSEVGIFEMSQHGLVSANEVSSKFFTRGGAMSGSAITIIMEGSRALSIEIQALVCESAYPKRSSTGFERNRLDMLLALLERKLEIPLGHYDVFINVSGGVKISETAADLAVIAAIISSFKNRPISKDSVFIGELSLNGEIREIFNLDQRLKEAKTQKFKNAIIPNKPLDTQGLKCFYAKDITQVLEWM; translated from the coding sequence ATGGCAAAAGCAAAGCCAGTTTTTGAGTGTCAAGCCTGCGGAAATCAGCAGAGCAAATGGCTGGGCAAATGCCCACAATGTGGGGCTTGGGATAGCTTTGTCGAGCTTAGCCAGCAAGAGATAAAGATAAGTAAAGAGATAGCAAAAAGCACTAGCGCACCTAGCAAAGCCATAAGCATAGACGAAGTTGAAATTCAAAATTTCACGAGATTTAGCACCAAAGATAGCGAGCTAGACCTTGTTCTTGGTGGTGGCGTGGTCGAGGGTTCGCTTGTTTTAATAGGCGGTAGCCCGGGCATCGGCAAATCAACCCTGCTTTTAAAAATCGGCTCAAATTTAGCAAAAGATGGCAAAAAAACGCTCTATGTAAGCGGCGAAGAGAGCCAAAGCCAGATAAAAATGAGAGCCGATAGGTTAAATGCAGTGGATAAAAATTTATACCTGCTAACTGAAATTTGCCTAGAAGATATCCTGCTAGAGGTGCAAAAGAGCGACTACAAAGTACTAGTAATCGACTCTATTCAAACGCTTTATAGCCAAAATATAAGCTCTGCTCCAGGCTCGATCACGCAGGTTCGCGAGATCACGTTTGAGCTAATGAGACTTGCAAAGAGCCAAAACATCTGCGTTTTCATCATCGGCCATATCACCAAAGAGGGCTCGATCGCAGGGCCTAGAGTGCTTGAGCACATGGTCGATGTGGTGCTTTATTTTGAGGGCGATGCGAGCAGAGAGCTTAGAATTTTGCGCGGGTTTAAAAACCGCTTTGGCTCGACAAGCGAGGTTGGCATATTTGAGATGAGCCAGCACGGACTCGTGAGCGCAAACGAGGTTTCTAGTAAATTTTTCACACGTGGTGGGGCGATGAGTGGCAGTGCGATCACCATCATAATGGAAGGCTCAAGAGCGCTTAGCATCGAAATTCAGGCACTCGTTTGCGAAAGCGCCTATCCAAAAAGAAGTTCGACTGGCTTTGAGAGAAACCGCTTAGATATGTTGCTAGCCCTGCTTGAGCGAAAGCTTGAAATTCCACTTGGGCACTACGACGTCTTCATAAACGTTTCAGGTGGCGTTAAGATAAGCGAAACTGCGGCCGATCTAGCCGTTATAGCAGCTATAATCAGCAGTTTCAAAAACCGCCCTATTAGCAAGGATAGCGTATTCATCGGTGAGCTAAGCCTAAACGGCGAAATAAGAGAAATTTTCAACCTAGATCAACGACTAAAAGAGGCAAAAACGCAGAAATTTAAAAATGCTATCATCCCAAACAAACCGCTTGACACGCAAGGGCTAAAATGCTTTTACGCAAAAGATATCACGCAAGTGCTTGAGTGGATGTAA
- a CDS encoding polyribonucleotide nucleotidyltransferase has product MQISNNLPTSNYLSRENIAREMGFKFNDINEILSNDMGYGMTFPKYARLDRKAQAASYDRHIYPLSGFTKGDEAKVTIIGKLRGYDPNFTSEQLSDLKNFINESKGLFVEYIQGQQAKPDNDKPKILRDTPYTVNEFLNEYRGDSDLLFMQNSRTIDLLDSDMSVDEFKEEWAKYALKERFDLTLSGEDAKNAVNILKELNEKGVQNIDNLEKEDNAKEKKFTPIQVTKKSHTYKLEADERFKELYKFIKSKFDSGKSMFEILEKVAKLKVDKRA; this is encoded by the coding sequence ATGCAAATTTCTAATAATCTCCCAACTTCTAACTATCTCTCAAGAGAAAACATAGCAAGAGAGATGGGCTTTAAATTTAATGATATAAACGAGATACTTAGTAACGATATGGGATATGGTATGACATTTCCTAAATACGCAAGGCTTGATAGAAAAGCTCAAGCTGCGTCTTATGATAGACATATATATCCACTATCTGGCTTTACAAAGGGTGATGAAGCAAAAGTCACTATCATAGGAAAGCTCAGAGGCTATGATCCTAACTTTACAAGCGAGCAGCTATCAGATCTTAAAAATTTCATAAATGAAAGTAAGGGTTTGTTTGTAGAGTACATACAAGGTCAGCAAGCAAAACCAGACAATGATAAGCCAAAAATTTTAAGAGATACCCCATATACTGTAAATGAATTTTTAAATGAATATCGTGGCGATAGCGATTTGCTATTTATGCAAAACTCAAGGACTATTGATCTGCTTGATAGCGATATGAGCGTTGATGAGTTTAAAGAGGAGTGGGCTAAATATGCATTAAAAGAGCGGTTTGATCTAACTTTATCTGGCGAAGATGCTAAAAATGCTGTTAATATATTAAAAGAGCTAAACGAAAAAGGTGTTCAGAATATAGATAATCTTGAAAAAGAAGACAACGCCAAAGAGAAGAAATTTACACCTATACAAGTTACTAAAAAATCTCACACCTATAAGCTTGAAGCCGATGAGAGATTTAAAGAGCTTTATAAATTTATAAAGAGTAAATTTGATAGTGGCAAGAGCATGTTTGAGATTTTAGAAAAAGTTGCAAAGCTTAAAGTGGATAAGAGGGCATAG
- the acpS gene encoding holo-ACP synthase, which yields MIGIDIVKIDRISKLKARYGELFLKKFLSDDEITLAKNDATLAGFWAAKEAASKALGVGISKECGFLDIELSKDAKNAPKIKFSTKIYTNFNIKEASLSITHDGGFAVAAVMIV from the coding sequence ATGATAGGCATTGATATCGTTAAGATAGATAGAATTTCAAAACTTAAGGCTCGTTATGGCGAGCTTTTTTTAAAAAAATTTCTTAGTGATGACGAGATCACGCTAGCAAAAAATGATGCGACTTTGGCTGGATTTTGGGCGGCCAAAGAAGCAGCTAGCAAAGCTCTTGGTGTGGGCATCAGCAAAGAGTGTGGCTTTTTGGACATTGAGCTTAGCAAAGACGCAAAAAACGCACCAAAGATAAAATTTAGCACAAAAATTTATACAAATTTTAATATCAAAGAAGCAAGCCTTAGCATAACTCACGACGGCGGATTTGCCGTAGCTGCAGTGATGATTGTCTAA
- the fliL gene encoding flagellar basal body-associated protein FliL, whose amino-acid sequence MAEEVEEKKAKKGGNGALMIIIIAIFVLLLVIGGLVAFLMLSSDEPKEANMMQAPAQTQTQSMPAQNKAKHGSNDYSNMGPIYPLDQFIVNLLSENGSRFLKTKIDMEQSDELLTPELDKKKALLRDIIIRTLSSKTYEEVSTAKGKDRLKDEIVGKLNEVLNDGYIKNIFFTDFVVQ is encoded by the coding sequence ATGGCTGAAGAAGTTGAAGAGAAAAAAGCAAAAAAAGGTGGCAATGGTGCATTAATGATAATTATCATTGCGATATTTGTTTTGCTACTAGTTATTGGAGGGCTAGTCGCGTTTTTGATGCTTAGTTCTGACGAGCCAAAAGAGGCAAACATGATGCAAGCACCAGCTCAGACTCAAACGCAGTCCATGCCAGCTCAAAATAAGGCAAAGCATGGTAGCAACGACTATTCAAATATGGGACCGATATATCCGCTTGATCAGTTCATTGTAAATTTACTTAGCGAAAATGGCTCAAGATTTCTTAAAACAAAGATCGATATGGAGCAAAGCGATGAGTTGCTAACTCCTGAGCTTGATAAGAAAAAAGCACTTTTAAGAGACATTATCATCAGAACACTTTCATCAAAAACCTACGAAGAAGTAAGCACTGCAAAGGGCAAGGATAGGCTAAAAGACGAGATCGTCGGCAAGCTAAATGAAGTGCTAAATGATGGCTACATCAAAAACATATTTTTTACTGATTTTGTGGTGCAATGA
- the ybaK gene encoding Cys-tRNA(Pro) deacylase, whose product MIHKTNAARALDKLKINYEILEYEVDLNDLSAIHVAASTKQDIKQIYKTIVCECEPKNFVVACLQGDLELDLKALAHACGAKRCELINLKDLEKITGYIRGGCSPLAMKKHFATFIDERAKEQEYVLVSAGVRGKQIKIAPNDLLKACEASFANIARLAL is encoded by the coding sequence ATGATACATAAAACAAATGCTGCTAGAGCTTTAGACAAGCTAAAAATTAATTATGAAATTTTAGAGTATGAAGTTGATTTAAACGATCTTTCAGCCATCCACGTAGCAGCTAGCACTAAGCAAGATATAAAGCAAATTTATAAAACTATCGTTTGTGAGTGTGAGCCTAAAAATTTCGTTGTTGCTTGCTTGCAGGGCGATTTGGAGCTTGATCTAAAAGCACTTGCTCACGCGTGTGGCGCCAAACGCTGCGAGCTTATAAATTTAAAAGATCTAGAAAAGATCACTGGCTACATCAGGGGCGGCTGCTCACCGCTTGCTATGAAAAAACACTTTGCCACATTTATCGATGAACGTGCAAAAGAGCAAGAATACGTGTTAGTAAGTGCTGGAGTAAGAGGCAAACAAATAAAAATAGCACCAAATGATCTTTTAAAGGCTTGCGAGGCGAGTTTTGCCAATATCGCTAGGCTAGCTCTTTAA